GGACAGGAGTGGGCGGCGCGCAAGACCGAAGTGGCGTTGGCGCTCGCTCCGGAGAGCGGCGCGATTCACGACTATCTCACCGCGATGGCGAATCGGCATCGCGCGGAAGTCGAATGGGGCCGCGCCGAAGTGATCAGATTGATGAACGCGAGCTGAATCGTTACGCGCTCATGTTCGTTAAGGGCGCGGTCGGCTGCAATCCCGCCTGCGCCGCGGCGTCGAGTCGCTCCGTCGCCTGAAAGCCCGCGAGATCCTGATACAGCCGGAGCCCCGCTGCGACAAAGAATGCCGCGGTGGCAAAGCTTACTCCGATCGCGGCGAGATCCACGACGAAGATCGTCGTTCCAATCGATCCCGTGACGACGCCGACCGGTCCGAACAGCAGGCTCACGATCACGAATGCGCCGGCGGCCCACGAGTTGTAGCCGGACCAGACCGCGAGGAAGACCGCGATACGGATTGCCGCCTTGAAAAATCGCTTGCGCATCAGATCGCGCGAATAGAGCAGCGCGTGGAAGCTATGCTTGTCGTCGAAGATCAAGGCGTATTGAGCGAAATACAGCCACACGTACACCAGTCCGCCGACGATCATCATCGCGAAGAGGATGATGTAGAGCGCGACGTTCATCGAGTCGGCGACGTAACCGGCAGCGGCCTGGAACAGCAGAATCGCTGCGACCGGCGCTAGTAATTGAAGGAACGTCACCCAGATGAATCCGGGCGCGAGCCGGATCGCTCTTTTGTAAATTTCGAGCGCTTCAGCCAGCACGCCCGGCGCGCGCATCCCGGACTGGACGCGATAGAGCGTGCAGAGCGTCAGCAGCGTCGCGATCAGAGTGAGCAATCCAAAGATTATATGCAGCGTCGTCGTAAACCACGGCGAGAATGGCTGCGGCTCGCGGAGCGGCGGCGCCGGCGGCTTCGACGGCTTTTCGCTGGGCGGTGTCGGCTCCGGCGTCGCGGCGATCTGCGAGTAGCTTATCGTGTGCGAGTGATAGCTAATGTTCTGCGTTCCGGGCGCGAATGTATTTGCGAGGCGCGACTGTAGATTCAGCGCGTCGGGCAGCAGGCATAGCGCGGCGGCAAATGTCAGCGGCGCCAACACCACAGCCAGCGCCGTCCAGTTGCCGCGCAAATCGTTCACTGCGTTGGCGAGATAAATGAAACTGCTTTTGAGGCGCAACTGATTCACGGCGCGTAAGAGGTTGGCATCATGGCTATCGCGAGACAAGAGCGGCGGAGCGCCGGTTACCGCGCACCCCTGCGATGGTATAATTTTCGGGCAAACGATTCAGTTGGAGAACGCAATCATGGCCGATGACGAGCGCGCATCGAAAATCGAACATGAAAACAGGATGCTTCGCCGGCTCCGATTTTTGGTCGAGCTGACGTTCGCGACGATTGCGCAGGACGCCGACCTGACGCTCGAAGACGCGTGGGAGCATGTCACCGCGCTCAAGGGCGCAGCGGTCGCGATGTTTCCCGGTAAGGAAGATACGTTCGACCTGCTTTACCTGCCACGGTTTTCGCGGCTGCTCGCGGAGCGCTTCGGCGCCAACTGAGTGCGACGCGGCAAACCTGGATGACGACGCTCGGCGGCATCATTGCGCTGCCAGACGGTTCGACGGTGAAGGGCAACGTCTCGTTCACCGATCGAATCGCGCGCATCGAGGAATCGTCGAGCGCCGGCCACGACTGCATCCTGCCGGGCCTGATCGACCTGCAGGTCAATGGCTCGGACGGTTTCGACGTGATGAGGGCGACGCCCGAGTCGTTGCTCGAGTTGGGGCGATTGCTCGCGCGCGAGGGCACCACTGCATGGTTGCCGACGGCGGTCACCGCGCCAATCGAGCAAATTGCACGCAGTCACGACGCGATCGCCGAGGCAACTGAGTTGTCGCGCGCATCGGGCAGTCAGTCCGCGGCGATCCTCGGCATGCATCTCGAAGGCCCGTTCATTTCGCCGCTTCGTCTCGGTGCGCATCCGAAGCTGAATCTCGAGCCGCGCGGCGATTCGTTCGAGAGCGTGCTAGCGATGCAATCGCTCAAGCTCATCACGCTCGCGCCAGAAATTCCCGGCGCACTCGACGCGATCGGCCGCCTGGTCGCGCGCGGCGTGATCGTTTCGATCGGGCATACCAACGCAACGCTCGAGGAAGCGAACGCGGGCATCGCGGCGGGCGCGCGGATGTTTACGCATCTGTACAATGCGATGCGCCCGCTGAATCATCGCGACCCCGGCGTGATCGCGAGCGCTCTCGCACCGTCGCCCGCATTTGCGGCGCTGATCCCCGACGGCGTGCATGTGCATCCTGAGATGCTGCGACTCGCGTGGCGTGCGCGCGGAAAAAGCGGGATGCTGATCGTCACCGACAAAGTCCTGCTGGCGAATGCCGTCGCGAATCCCGGCGGCAGTGTCGGGCGCGGCCGAGCGAGCATCCGCGACGGCGCCGTGCGCCTCGCCGACGGCACTCTAGCGGGGAGTATCATCTCGATGCTCGATGGAGTGCGACTCATGATCGACAAGGTCGGCGTCACGATCGGCGATGCGGCGATGCTTGCCGCGACCAATCCCGCAAATCTGCTCGGCGCGATCGATCGGGGGCGCATTCAGCTCGACGCGCGCGCCGATTTGATCGTGCTCAGCCGCGCGTTAGAGTTGAAAGCCGTATTCCTTGGCGGGCGCGAACTCGCCTGAAGCACCCGAGGATTGCGCGAAAATTCGGAGCTCATCGATGCCGCTGAACAAAGACTGCGCTGGCCGCGAATATCCGCCGATCACCACCGAAGTCACGCTCGAGGCGATGCAGAATTATGCGCGCGCTTACAACGACGACAATCCCGCGTACTTCGATGCGAGCCGGGCGGTCGGAATCGTCGCGCCGCCGATGTTCGGCGTCGTCGTGACGTGGAACGCGGTAATGGGCGCCACGATGGATCCGAACGTCGGAGCCGATTTGCTGCGCTCGGTGCATGGCGAGCAGGACATGGAATTCCTGCGACCGATTCGGCCCGGCGACGTAATCATTGCGGCCGCAAAAATTGCCTCGATCGAAACCAAGGTCACTGGCGAAACGATGACGGTCGAAGTGAACGCGCGCGATCGCGACGGCAAGCCGGTGCAGAAAACGCTGTTCAGCATTTTCGTTCGCGGGCGCAGAAATCGCGACGTCGCGGCGGCGGAACCGCGCATCGTCGAACCTGATCGCGGCGCGCCGCTGTACACGGTCGCGCAGACGATCGACAAGGACCAGACGTTTCGCTACGCGGCGGCGTCTGGCGATCGCAATCCGATTCACGTCGATGAAACGGTCGCGAAGATGGCGGGCCTGCCCGGCATCATCGTCCACGGCTTGTGCACGATGGCCTTCACGTCGAAGGTCATCATCGACAACTGTTGCGCTGGCGATCCGACGCGTCTCAAGCGGCTGCGCGTACGTTTTTCGCGGCCGGTCCTCCCCGGCCAAACGATCACGACGAAAGTCTGGAGCGACGGCGAAAGAGACGGACGGCTAGTTTTCGCATACGAGACGTTCAACGCCGAGGGACCAGCCGTGATCAAATCCGGGCTCGCGGAAGTCACGCCCTGACGCACGATCTTCGGATCGCGTGAGAACGTGAAAATCACGATCGGCCTCTCGCTGTCGCTGACGGGCGAATACGCGCCGCTCGCGCGTCAAGCTGAGACTGCGCTGCGCCTGTTCGTCGCGGATATCAACGCGGGCGATGCGATCCGTCTCGGCGGCGAGCGCTGCGAATTCGTGCTCGAATGCCACGATGATGCGAGCAACTCGTCGCGATGCGCCGGCATCTATCGCGCACTCTGCGCCGATTCGCGCATCGGCATAATCTTCGGCCCCTACTCGAATCGCCTCGCTCGGATCGCCGCTCCGGTCGCCGCCGAGACGCGCCGCATTTTCATAAATCACGGTGGCGCGGGCGATGAACTGTACGAACGCGGCAATCGAATGATCGTCGGCGTGCTGAGTCCCGCGAGCGATTACATGCGCGGCTTCATCCGCCTGCTGAGCACGCTGAAGCTGTGGCGCAAGCGCCTCGCGATCATCGCGTCGCCGACCTCATTCGCGCGCGCAGTCGCGGCGGGAATCGAAAAGGCTGCCGCGGAACGCGCCGCGCGCCTTCGCGGCCTGCGCATTCGGGTGAAGTGGAACGGCGCGTTCGATCCCGACGCCTCGCCGACGAAACTTTTCCCCGCGCTGCGGCGCAATCGCGTCAACGCGCTAGTCAGCGCCGGCAGCTATGAACACGACGTTGCGGTGATGGGCGCGGTGGCGGAGTCGCCGCTCGATATTCCTGTGCTCGGATGCGTCGCGGCGGGCGTGCGGCGCTTCGGCGCCGACTTGGGCGAGCACGCGGAAGGAATCGTCGGACCGTCGCAGTGGGAGGAAATTGCGACAATCGATCCTGAGATTGGGCCGTCGCCCGCGGAGTTCGCGCGACGAATGAACGCCGCTGGCGTTGACGCTCCCGACTATCCGAGTGCACAGGCGTACGCCGCCGGGTTGCTCACCGCTGCCGCCATCAATGAGGCCGGCAGTCTCGACACCGAAAAAATTCGAGCAGCGTTTTCCGATCTGCGCACCACGACGCTGTTCGGCGGCTTCTCGATCGATCGCGTAACCGGCCGCCAGCTTGGTCACGCGATGCTGCTCGTGCAGTGGCACGCCGGGCGCAAGGTGATTATCCAACCCGAGGCGCACACCGACGTCGGTTCGCTCGATTTTCCATCCGGATGGCGACTGCTGCTTGCGGGCCTTGACGCGCTCAAGTTAAGTCGTCGTGACGATCGTCCCGAGGAATACGACGACGCGAACGACGAAACGAAGGAAAAAAATGAGCGCAGTCAGGATTAGCCTCGAGGGCGGCAAGTTGCTGGCGATCGGCCTGATGTCGGGCACGTCGCACGACGGCGTGAGCGCGGCGATGGTCGAGATCGACGAGGGCGCGCGGCCACCCGCTAAAGTCGTGGCGTTCCAGACTTTTCCCTATTCATCGCGGATGCGCGGCGAACTGCTCGAAGCGTCGGCGGGAACCGGCGTCGGCAGCGCCGCAATCTCGACGCTCAACGTTGCGCTGGGACGCACACTCGGCGCGGCCGCGATCGCGATCGCAAAAGAGGCAGGCGTCGAGATGTCGGAGGTCGCGTTCATCGGCTCGCACGGTCACACGTTTTTTCACCGGCCGCCGCGCAGTGCGCGACGCGGCCAGCCTGCTTCGACGTTGCAACTCGGCGAGTCGTCGGAGATCGCGGCAATCACGGGCGTGCCGGTCGTCGCAGATTTTCGCCCGATGGATATCGCGCTCGGCGGCGAGGGCGCGCCGCTCGCGCCGCTGGCTCATCAATGGATGTTCGCCGATCGCAAGCTCGGACGCATCGTGCAGAACATCGGCGGCATCGGCAACGCGACCTACATCCCGCCGGGCGCGCGCCTCGGCAATCCGGATTTGATCGCGTTCGACACCGGACCTGGAATGGGGATGCTCGACGCGCTCACGTCGCGAATCTCCGCCGGGCGGATGCGGATGGATCGCGACGGGCGGATCGCTGCGCGGGGCCACGTCAACGATCATCTGTTGGCAGAATTGATGCGAAATCCGTACTTCAAACGTCGCCCGCCGAAATCCACCGGCCGCGAGGAATTCGGTCCTCCGTTGCTCGATCAGATCGTCATCAAAGCGCGGCGCCGGCAAATCGTCGATTTCGATCTGGTCGCCACGATCACTGCGTTAACCGCGCGATCGATTGGCGACGCGGCGCGCGATTTCATCCTGCCGCGAGGCCGCCTCGATCAATTGATCGCGACCGGCGGCGGTGCTCGCAATCCCACGCTGATGCGGATGCTGGCCGCGGAACTTCCGGAGGTTGAAGTTTTGACGGCGGACAAAGTGGGCGTCGATGGCGATTCGCTGGAAGCGGTGGCGTTCGCGATTCTCGGCTACCAGATGTTGCGCGGACGCCAGGGCAACCTCCCCACCGTGACCGGCGCGCGCGCGCCCGCGATCCTGGGCAAACTCACGCTCCCGCCAACTCCGATCTCGGAATCCTGAGAGTTGTGAATTTCAGTCGCGTGAGAGATTGGGAATTTTCGTTGCTGAACGATTTTGCCTGATGCGAGATACGCACGGATCGGGATCAATGAGGCCACCTGATCCGCCAAATCGGTCCACCGCGACGGTTGATTTCAAAGATCCTGGGCGCGCCGAGCGACGGGATCACCGCGCCCCGGTCGCGGTCTGCGGACAACTTACGCGCGCTCGCGAATCGCTCAGGTCCGCAACACGGTCGGCTGCAATGCTACTGAACGTTCCCGCGGTCTTACCAAGGTCGCGGCGCTTTATTCCTTGAGACGGTCGGATAGACGACTCGTCCTTGCCGTCGGTCCCCGTAGGGCGTCAGCCGCCACGTATTCTATTTATTTGACTAGTCTCTGTCATTCTTTCATATTTAACTTGACTTTGATTAACTATGATACTAGATAATTCTTTATAGGCGACCGCCGGTCGCAGTTGCCCGGGGAATCAGGATGCCGCGTTATTCCTCAAATTCCGCGTCTTTTCGAGGCGTCGCCAAACCGAATGGAAGAACCACAATGGGAACACTAAACAGTTCGCCACGCACCCTGCGCAAGGATGACCAAGTCCCGTGCCGGCCCGACGATCCGTGCGCGCGATGCTCGATGATGAAGGTGATTCAGCACCGATTTGCTGAATTTCGGCGCGTGTTCGGCAGGGATCCGGAACCCTTCGAACCCTTGTTTTTCTTCGAAAATCTGCCGACACCTGTCCTGGCTGACGAGACTCACATGATGCAGCAGTTGTTCGAAGCTGCCCGGTACGCGGCGGTGGATTTCGATCGGCTGCTGGACTTCCTGCACCGTCGAACCGGGATCTGATGGCGCCACTCCACACGAAACTTCGCCCAGGTCTCCACGCCGGAGAATTGCGCGCAGGCATCGCCCTCGATTTTGCATTCGCCGATGACCGCTTCTTTCGAACCGCACAACTGAGATTTCCGGGAGTCCCAGGAGAGTGAGCTCAAGATCCGACGTCGCAATAATAGGCGCAGGCCCGTACGGCTTGTCGGCCGCGGCGCATCTCCGTGCAGCCGGTGTCGAGGCGCGGGTCTTCGGCCGCACGATGGACTTCTGGGAAGGGCACATGCCGGCCGGGATGCGACTGCGCTCCTCCTGGGACGCGAGTCACATCTCCGATCCGCAACGCCGCCTGACACTCGAAAACTATCAGTGCGCCAATCGGGTCAAGCTCGATACTCCGCTGCCGCTTAGCGGATTTATCGATTATGGCCGCTGGTTTCAGCGCGAGGCCGCGCCCGACGCCGATCCGCGGCGAGTGCATCTCGTCGAGCGCGACGCCAATTGCTTTCGTCTGCGACTCGAGGATGGCGAACTGATCGAAGCAAGGCGAGTGGTGATCGCGACCGGAATCCTGCCGTTCGCGTATCGCCCGCCGGAGTTCGACGAAATCCCCTGCACGCTCGCGTCCCATTCCTGCAACCATCGCGATCTCGCCGCCTTCGCCGGAAGGAAAGTGACCGTAGTCGGCGGCGGGCAAAGCGCGCTCGAGTCGGCCGCCCTGCTGGCCGAAGCCGGCGCCCAGGTCGCGGTCGTAACGCGCGCTCCTGGCGTGCGATGGCTCACGCGCAGCGGCCGCCTTCATCGACTGCCGGCGCGGGTTCGCCGCCTGCTCTACCATCCGACCGACGTCGGCCCGGCGCTCCTGAGTCAACTGGTGGCTCGCCCCACGCTCTTCAGGCTCCTGCCGCGCGATCTTCAGGAGCATATCGCATGGCGATCGATCCGCCCCGCGGCATCGTCGTGGCTGATGCCGCGCGTCACGATGGTTCGATTCACTTACGGCCGCAGAATAACCAACGTGATCCGGGTTCGCGATCGGCTTCGCCTTCATCTCGACGACGGAAGCTCGCGCGAGACTGAGCACGTGATTCTCGCGACCGGCTATCGCGTGGACATCAGGCGCTACTGCTTTCTGGCGCCGGAACTGCTCTCGGCCATGAGGGTCGTGGACGGTTATCCGGAACTGAAGACGGGCCTCGAGTCGTCGGTTGCGGGTCTTCACTTCCTCGGTGCGCCAGCGGCGCGCAGCTTCGGTCCGCTGGTGCGCTTCGTCTCCGGCGCCCACTTCGCATCTTCCGCCCTGACCGCACGAATAACCAATCGGCGCGCCCCGGAATCGGTACCCTGATGGAAACACCTGACGGCGGCATCGATCCGGCCGCACCGACGCGGCAGCGCGGCGCGATAGTAATCGGCGGCGACTATCGCGGCTTGGGCGTGGTGCGGAGTCTCGGCCGGCGCGGAATCCCGCTGTGCGTGGTCACCGACGAGTACCGTCTCGCGGGACTTTCGCGTTACGTCGATCGCCGTCTCAAGTGGCCCGCAAACGAGTCTGATCAACTTAAATTTCTGCTCGACCTCGCCGCGCATCGCGGGCTCGCCGGATGGGTACTGTTCCCCACTGGCGACGAGACCGCGTCGCTGATTGCGCGAAACCATGCCTGCCTGGCGAGCCGTTTCACCCTCACCACTCCGCCGTGGGAGACGCTGCGATGGGCCTACAACAAGCAGTTGACTTACCGCCTCGCGCGCCAACTCGGCATCCCGAGCCCCCTTACCTGCTACCCGAAGAATCGCGAGGAGCTCGTGCGGCTTGAATGCTCCTTCCCGATCATCCTGAAACCCGCCCACAAGCGGAACCCGAGCCGCTTCACCCGCGACAAAGCCTGGCTCGCCGCCGATCGCGACCATATGCTCGCCCTTTACGACGAGGCCTGCACCATGATCGAGCGGGGCGCGATCATGCTCCAGGAATTGATCCCGGGCGCGGGCGCCTCGCAGTTCTCATTCGCCGCGCTATGCGCCGAGGGTAAGCCGCTGGCGTCGCTCGTCGCCATCCGGCAGCGCCAGCATCCGCTCGATTTCGGTCACTCCAGCTCGTACGTCGAGTCGATCGAGCAGCCCGAGGTCGAACGGCTCGGCCGCAGCGTCCTTGGTGCAATCCGGTTCAACGGCCTGGCGGAGGTCGAGTTCAAACGCGACCCGCGCGACGGCATCTTCAAGCTGCTGGACATCAACCCGCGCGTGTGGGGATGGCATACCCTGGGGGCGCGGGCCGGCGTCGATTTCTCTTACCTGGCGTGGCAGCTCGCCAACGGTGTCACGCTCAACGAGGCGCGGGGACGCGCGGGCGTGCGCTGGATGCGCGCGATCACCGACGTCGCAGCCGCGGTGGAACAGTTTCGCGCCGGCCACTTATCGCTGCGGGGCTACCTGCGCTCGCTGCGCGGCCCGCTCGAGTTCGCGATCTGGGCGCCAGACGATCCGCTCCCATCGCTGTGCGAAATTCCGTCGCTGATGCGCACGAACTTCAGCATCCGCCGCACCCTCGCTCGCCCTGATTCCGCGGCAGTCCGCCCGCGGGGAACTGACCCTCAGGTTTTGCCAAGGGGGGCAGATTTAATCGATGACGCGAGCGGCCTTCATTCAGATTCGCCGGTCGCGTGACGGAACGCGGCGGCGGCGCAAGAATTCTTCGATATCGTCGCTGCGAAAACGCATCATGCGGCCAATCTGATGGTATCGCAGTTGGCCGGTCTTGATGATCCGATAAAGAGTTCGCTCGTTGATTTGCAAGAGGCCCGATAGCTGAGCCACGGTGTAAAACTCGCGACGAGCCTCGAGCGATCCCGATAGTCTGCTTACCTTGCTGTCGAACTTGTCTTCCCGCCGCATTTTTCCTGCCTTTCGCCGACTGTTCTTACCGTCGGTGGCCGAAGCCGGAAGAACGACGATGTATGTTTCCAATCTTTCTCGACGCGCTCGGGAAGAACAGCGCATCGTGGAACGATTCAGCAGCGCGTCATCCAGTCGTTCGACTTTTCACTGGTGTCGTTACTTCAAACACTTTGAACTGGTCACGCCGCGCCGCGACGCTATACACACAAGGGAGACTTCGCGCCACTTGAGACGAAACCATAAACCGTTAGTGAATCAAGAATCAACGATCACGGTCGCGTTTATGCCGAGGAACACCGGACGTCTAAAGGGACGACACTGCCGGATAGCATCACATGGTTCCATGCGCCGTGCTTGAAGATGCGGGGACTGGTCGCAACCGCGAAAGATCGCATCGTTCGACGCGATCGATCGTCGCAGGCTGAAACCGCGTCGAAGACTAACGCCAGACCGAATCCAGCATCAGGAGGCGGCGAACTTGCTGGCGGCGTATGAAGTTGATCAATTTCGCGTCATTGACGTTCGGACGCCCTCTAAGCCGGCTGTCGAAATATCCCGCAGCCATGCATATCGCGGAGACGGGTCGCGTAACCGCCATCCGCGCCGCTCGCGCGACAAGGAAGAATGGCGAATAGCCGACGTAGTAAGCCGTCTGGCCCTTGCCGAAGTGTCCGCGCCACGCGCCTGCCGCCGCGCCCTGGGGACGATGATGGTAGGCGCGGATGTGGCGAAAGCTTTGCGTCTTGAATCCGTTCATCAACGCGCGCATCTCGTCGATCGTGTCCCAGCCGGCGCAGCTTTCGAGCGGCTGAATCACCGAGAAGCATCTGGCGGAGTACATCTTGGTGGCGCCGCGGGTATGAAACGAATGGATGCCGCGCGCTTCATGCCAGCGATCATTAAATCGCTCGTAAAGGGTCGCGCCGGCGATTCCAAGCCGCGGGTTCGCGGCGAATTCGTTGAGCATCAACTGCACGAAGTCGGGCGCGAAACTCAAGTCCGCGTCGAGCCGGAAGATGAAATCAACGTCCTGCCAGGCCGCGCGCGGAAGGAATTGCATGATCACCGATTCGCCGCCCGCTTCGCGCGGACGATTGCGCGCGAGATGCACCGGCTCGATCCAGTCGTGCCGCCGCGCCGCCTCGTCGAGGATCCGCGCAGTGGCGTCGGCCGAACCATCGTCGATCACGATCCAGCGCTGCGGCCGCCGCACCTGACCCGCCATGCTCTCAATCAGCCCGGGCAGGAATCGCTCCTCGTCGCGGGCCGGAGTTATCGCGATATATCTGTCCATTTGAGCACCAAAAATCGATCCTGTTGGCGTCGGCGTCAGTTGGCGCGACGCTTTAGCCGGTAGACGTAGGGCAATCGGATCCACGCGGTCGTCAGATCGGTGTAGCGGACCGCGGCCCGGAGCCGCTTCCCGAAGTATCTCAGGGTATCGCCGCTCAGCAGATACTTGAGCCGGCCATACGCCTGCGCGTTGTTCAGTGCGAACAGCGCCCGATGGATTCGCCAGTTCGCCCGGTTGCGCACCACCGTATGCTGCGCCGAACTGGATAGCGTCTGCAGTCCGTACGGCTTGAAGAAACAAAGATGCAGCGGTTGCGAACTCATTATCAGGTCGGGCGGCCGCGAGGATTCGACCTCGCTGAACGAATCGGCCGGAATCGAAAACGCCACGGTCTTGTTCAGATCGGGCAACTTCACCACCACCGCGCGCAGCATCCTGAGCAGCGGACTGGGATACTTCTCATGCAGATGCCGCACCATCAGATGGAATGCTTCCTTGATCGGCGGCAACGGCATCGCCGCGGGGGTGTCGTAGGGAAGTTGGTCGATCGTCTCGTAAGCCGCGTCGTATTTTGCGAGCGCCGCCGCCGAATCGCATCGCGCCGATGAATCATAGGTGTCGCCGGGGAACAGGATCGCCACCCCGAGCGCGCGCTTCTGCGCGTAGTCCCAGACGTCGCGCGGATGATTGGCAAAGGTGTTCATGTAGCGATTGTCCGCCAGTGAAAAACGCATCAAGCTCGCGAACGGGATGGTGACTTTCGCCCCCAGCGCCTGGTGATTGCGGAAGATCTTCTCCAGCACCGCCACCGCGCCGCGCCGCAAATGGGATTCGCGCGGCTGGAAGCCGTTATAGACCGCGAGCGAGAACTGGCTGAGCACCGTATCCACCCGCCCGAGGTCCGATCTCACCCGGCGGCAATCGGTCGCGTTGAGGCGCGAGTCATTGATGTTGAATAGAGTCCCTTCCGGCTCGATCACGCCGAGGCATGAATCAAGTGTGCCTGCGCTGTAGCAGTACACTGCGCTCCGCCCGCCGAGCGCGATCTGTTGCCGATGGCGCAGCACCTGGAAGTTCTGGTATCCGCACTCCTTCAGCACGTGGAACAAGCGCTCCGCGTGATTGTCCTGGAACAGGATGGTGACGCGCCGCTTGAATTCAGCCGGCAACGAATTCAGGCTCGGGACGTGAAAATGATCCGGATGAATATGCGAGATCCACAGATAGTCGATTCCGCCGAGCTTTGAGCGGTCAAACGCGGGCGGCGGGAACAGCGACCACGATTCATTGAATACCTTCCCCGTAAGCCATGGGTCGGTCCACACTCGCATCCCGTGCGTTTCGATTACGACCGAAGCATGTGAAACCAGGGTGACTTTCACGGGTTAACCCGCTTCTCTACTGAGTGCGATCTTTAGCATCCGCCGCTTTTATCCCTCGGCGTTGGCTGCCCGACGATTGTTTTGCATTTTTTTTTGGCCGCGACACGACCCATCTAGCATGCATGAATTGATTTATTACTACTTAATTTGCAGCCTAACTGACCTAGCAAGCCAGAGCAAGAAAAATTAGCTCCAGCCTGATTACAATGGCTAAAACATAAGAAAGGATAGTTCCAGTTCACGGGCGAGATCGTCAGTTTTGCCGCTCGACGGGTAGACACAAGCCGCTCTGGCGATTTCAGTCGGTGGGGAGTGACAGGGATATACCGGCATATCCTTCGATGGATACCGATAGACCCTGATAGTCTTGCAGCTCTAAAGAATGTTATAGATGAATTAGGGCTTGAAAAGACCATCTCGATCCGTTACTCCTTTCACCGTCGCCTGGTATAGAACGTCTGCCTGTCGCCTTCTCCGGTTGGCACCCTCTGACCGATTTCCGATGGCTGACTGTGTCGTTCTGGGCTCGCTAATCTGATTCGGTTTGCCTGGCTGCGTAGGAGACTCCTGCGGGGCAGGTGGAGGAGTTATGCAAACAGCAAAGATGTTGCGAAGGTGCAGAGTCTCGCTGCTGGTTGCCCTGAGCTTTTCGATAGCCGCCTTTGGCGCGGTGCCGGCTGCTGCCGATTGGTGCAGTTCGGGCCCCGACCC
This genomic stretch from Candidatus Binatus sp. harbors:
- a CDS encoding helix-turn-helix domain-containing protein translates to MRREDKFDSKVSRLSGSLEARREFYTVAQLSGLLQINERTLYRIIKTGQLRYHQIGRMMRFRSDDIEEFLRRRRVPSRDRRI
- a CDS encoding glycosyltransferase family A protein; protein product: MDRYIAITPARDEERFLPGLIESMAGQVRRPQRWIVIDDGSADATARILDEAARRHDWIEPVHLARNRPREAGGESVIMQFLPRAAWQDVDFIFRLDADLSFAPDFVQLMLNEFAANPRLGIAGATLYERFNDRWHEARGIHSFHTRGATKMYSARCFSVIQPLESCAGWDTIDEMRALMNGFKTQSFRHIRAYHHRPQGAAAGAWRGHFGKGQTAYYVGYSPFFLVARAARMAVTRPVSAICMAAGYFDSRLRGRPNVNDAKLINFIRRQQVRRLLMLDSVWR
- a CDS encoding ABC transporter substrate-binding protein, which translates into the protein MKITIGLSLSLTGEYAPLARQAETALRLFVADINAGDAIRLGGERCEFVLECHDDASNSSRCAGIYRALCADSRIGIIFGPYSNRLARIAAPVAAETRRIFINHGGAGDELYERGNRMIVGVLSPASDYMRGFIRLLSTLKLWRKRLAIIASPTSFARAVAAGIEKAAAERAARLRGLRIRVKWNGAFDPDASPTKLFPALRRNRVNALVSAGSYEHDVAVMGAVAESPLDIPVLGCVAAGVRRFGADLGEHAEGIVGPSQWEEIATIDPEIGPSPAEFARRMNAAGVDAPDYPSAQAYAAGLLTAAAINEAGSLDTEKIRAAFSDLRTTTLFGGFSIDRVTGRQLGHAMLLVQWHAGRKVIIQPEAHTDVGSLDFPSGWRLLLAGLDALKLSRRDDRPEEYDDANDETKEKNERSQD
- a CDS encoding MaoC/PaaZ C-terminal domain-containing protein, whose amino-acid sequence is MPLNKDCAGREYPPITTEVTLEAMQNYARAYNDDNPAYFDASRAVGIVAPPMFGVVVTWNAVMGATMDPNVGADLLRSVHGEQDMEFLRPIRPGDVIIAAAKIASIETKVTGETMTVEVNARDRDGKPVQKTLFSIFVRGRRNRDVAAAEPRIVEPDRGAPLYTVAQTIDKDQTFRYAAASGDRNPIHVDETVAKMAGLPGIIVHGLCTMAFTSKVIIDNCCAGDPTRLKRLRVRFSRPVLPGQTITTKVWSDGERDGRLVFAYETFNAEGPAVIKSGLAEVTP
- the nagA gene encoding N-acetylglucosamine-6-phosphate deacetylase — encoded protein: MTTLGGIIALPDGSTVKGNVSFTDRIARIEESSSAGHDCILPGLIDLQVNGSDGFDVMRATPESLLELGRLLAREGTTAWLPTAVTAPIEQIARSHDAIAEATELSRASGSQSAAILGMHLEGPFISPLRLGAHPKLNLEPRGDSFESVLAMQSLKLITLAPEIPGALDAIGRLVARGVIVSIGHTNATLEEANAGIAAGARMFTHLYNAMRPLNHRDPGVIASALAPSPAFAALIPDGVHVHPEMLRLAWRARGKSGMLIVTDKVLLANAVANPGGSVGRGRASIRDGAVRLADGTLAGSIISMLDGVRLMIDKVGVTIGDAAMLAATNPANLLGAIDRGRIQLDARADLIVLSRALELKAVFLGGRELA
- a CDS encoding anhydro-N-acetylmuramic acid kinase; its protein translation is MSAVRISLEGGKLLAIGLMSGTSHDGVSAAMVEIDEGARPPAKVVAFQTFPYSSRMRGELLEASAGTGVGSAAISTLNVALGRTLGAAAIAIAKEAGVEMSEVAFIGSHGHTFFHRPPRSARRGQPASTLQLGESSEIAAITGVPVVADFRPMDIALGGEGAPLAPLAHQWMFADRKLGRIVQNIGGIGNATYIPPGARLGNPDLIAFDTGPGMGMLDALTSRISAGRMRMDRDGRIAARGHVNDHLLAELMRNPYFKRRPPKSTGREEFGPPLLDQIVIKARRRQIVDFDLVATITALTARSIGDAARDFILPRGRLDQLIATGGGARNPTLMRMLAAELPEVEVLTADKVGVDGDSLEAVAFAILGYQMLRGRQGNLPTVTGARAPAILGKLTLPPTPISES
- a CDS encoding NAD(P)-binding domain-containing protein; translation: MSSRSDVAIIGAGPYGLSAAAHLRAAGVEARVFGRTMDFWEGHMPAGMRLRSSWDASHISDPQRRLTLENYQCANRVKLDTPLPLSGFIDYGRWFQREAAPDADPRRVHLVERDANCFRLRLEDGELIEARRVVIATGILPFAYRPPEFDEIPCTLASHSCNHRDLAAFAGRKVTVVGGGQSALESAALLAEAGAQVAVVTRAPGVRWLTRSGRLHRLPARVRRLLYHPTDVGPALLSQLVARPTLFRLLPRDLQEHIAWRSIRPAASSWLMPRVTMVRFTYGRRITNVIRVRDRLRLHLDDGSSRETEHVILATGYRVDIRRYCFLAPELLSAMRVVDGYPELKTGLESSVAGLHFLGAPAARSFGPLVRFVSGAHFASSALTARITNRRAPESVP